A portion of the Glycine max cultivar Williams 82 chromosome 10, Glycine_max_v4.0, whole genome shotgun sequence genome contains these proteins:
- the LOC100799672 gene encoding uncharacterized protein: MLSHTASHPQLQHHRCRRRCCHLRWTSPCCRQRILRSHHPVLSGGRIGRLTDVVGFVVEGRRSVRVENHSPTNTGEEESERTAAVELAISQRQQSVGFSVWLSLDSVVRFRRDLVRVEVPQTLPPEELVRLRAPPKSDVPIINPFKLPAADGFVFGFPTRLGINPKW, from the exons ATGCTGTCACATACAGCTTCGCATCCTCAACTCCAACACCACCGCTGTCGTCGACGATGCTGCCACCTTCGATGGACTTCCCCTTGTTGCCGCCAGAGAATCCTTCGTTCACACCATCCAGTTCTTTCCGGTGGTCGAATTGGGCGCCTCACCGACGTGGTTGGATTTGTCGTCGAAGGTCGGCGCTCTGTCAGAGTAGAGAATCACTCCCCCACAAACACAGGTGAAGAAGAGTCAGAGAGGACTGCGGCCGTGGAACTCGCAATATCGCAACGTCAACAGAGCGTTGGTTTCTCAGTTTGGCTTAGCCTCGATTCGGTTGTGCGATTCAGAAGGGATCTCGTGCGGGTAGAG GTACCTCAGACACTGCCACCTGAGGAGCTTGTTAGGCTGAGAGCACCCCCAAAGAGTGATGTACCAATCATTAACCCTTTTAAACTTCCCGCGGCAGATGGCTTTGTCTTTGGTTTTCCAACAAGGTTGGGAATAAACCCAAAATGGTGA
- the LOC106794121 gene encoding uncharacterized protein, with amino-acid sequence MSMASTSTPGSSSELTISVEHNPSKSRLSELGINSWPKWGCPPGKFMLKFDAQETCYLLRGEVKVYPKGSSEFVQFAAGDLVTIPKGISCTWDVSIAVDKHYKFESSSTAPSSE; translated from the exons ATGTCCATGGCATCGACATCAACTCCAGGGTCATCTTCAGAACTAACTATCTCAGTTGAACACAATCCTTCCAAATCACGACTATCAGAGCTGGGTATAAATTCGTGGCCCAA atgGGGTTGTCCTCCTGGGAAATTCATGCTCAAATTCGATGCTCAAGAGACGTGTTATTTGCTGAGAGGGGAAGTGAAGGTTTACCCAAAAGGTTCGTCTGAGTTTGTACAATTTGCTGCGGGGGACCTTGTCACCATACCCAAGGGAATTAGTTGCACGTGGGACGTATCAATTGCAGTGGACAAGCATTACAAGTTCGAGTCTTCTTCCACTGCACCATCCTCCGAATGA
- the LOC100796154 gene encoding exosome complex component CSL4-like, whose product MEEEKEAVMVTPGEVLGRTSDVKAGRGAYAALHNNTVYASLTGFRHTVPPAPDSSDLRPTVEVTGHKAHGPVPQPGSVVIARVTKVMARSASADIMCVGPKSVREKFTGIIRQQDVRATEIDKVDMHLSFHPGDIVRALVLSLGDARAYFLSTAKNELGVVSAESIAGATMVPVSWTEMQCPLTGQIEQRKVAKAAS is encoded by the exons atggaagaagagaaagaagcaGTGATGGTAACACCGGGAGAAGTGTTGGGTAGAACCAGCGATGTCAAAGCTGGAAGAGGAGCATACGCGGCGCTTCACAACAACACCGTATACGCCTCCCTAACCGGCTTCCGCCACACCGTACCTCCCGCCCCCGACTCTTCCGACCTG AGACCGACTGTTGAAGTAACTGGTCACAAGGCCCATGGACCTGTTCCACAGCCTGGATCTGTAGTCATTGCTCGG GTCACCAAAGTGATGGCTCGGTCCGCTTCAGCTGATATTATGTGTGTTGGACCAAAGTCTGTTCGAGAAAAATTTACTGGCATCATTAG GCAGCAAGATGTTAGAGCGACTGAGATTGATAAAGTAGACATGCACTTGTCTTTTCATCCTGGTGACATTGTTAGAGCCCTTGTG CTTTCTCTTGGAGATGCACGGGCGTACTTTCTGTCTACTGCAAAGAATGAACTTGGTGTTGTTTCTGCAGAAAGCATTGCTG GTGCAACTATGGTTCCAGTAAGTTGGACAGAGATGCAGTGCCCGTTAACTGGTCAAATTGAGCAAAGAAAGGTTGCAAAGGCTGCAAGCTGA